CGAACATAAAACATCAGGTTTAACAAAGCAAAACATGAGAGAACATATAAAACCAAATCACTTCTATTAATGCTAATTAAAAAAAATAATCCATAAGCAACTGCTGAACCAAACGGATAACCGGCAAAAGCAACAAGAAATCTTCCTTTCTTAGTATCCGCCCGTTTAGTTGTTGCTGTGCCCGAACGATCACTGAACAATTCCACAGAATACACTTCGCCACTTGCAATTAATGCAGCAATAGCATGTCCACTTTCATGAATTAATGTGTTGACTATTCGCAAATATTTTCCCGCATAGGGAATTCGGTTCAACGCAAAAACCACTAATGGCAATGCATACAGCGTATATATTTTAAAATCTTCGTTCAAAATAAAAATGATGAAATGATAATTTCAAAATTATTCAGAAATAAAATGAGAAGAGAAAAAGAAAATTTATTTTTTGGACAAAGTTTTCAACATCCTGTAATCCCTTATATTCAGTGCAACTGAAATAATTAGTGCAACAATAAAACATATTGCTGTAGCATATTCAATTATAGTTGCATCAGGGTTAAAAGAAGTAAGACGCCAGATCAAATATTTGATATAAGAATAAGGTAAATCGTATTTCCCAAGTTTATGAAGCACCTGCCAATGCCAGTCGGTAAGCGGACAATAACCTATTCCATAAAATATTCCAAGTACAAACCACGAAAGCCCGGTAAGCATAAGCAGGATCAAATTTGCTTTACGGGTTTTTTTCCAAACCCAGCCAAATAAATTAAACAGTGTAACAATTGCATGAAATATCAGGAAAAACCAATCAAGGAAATGATATATCATTTTATTTTTTGTTTTTACAAAGATAATTTTTCTTTAAAATATTTTTGAGTAAACATGACAATAAGGTGTAGACCCCTTTTTATCATAATACTCCTGATGATAATCTTCTGCTTTCCAGAAAATCTTTGCTGGTCGTAGCATTGTAGCTGGTTTGTAGCCTTTTTCTTTTAACATTCCAATCAGTTTTTCTGCAATTTCTTTTTGTTCTTTGGTATGGTAAAATATTGCTGACAGATATTGTTCCCCTATATCCGGTCCTTGTCCATTGGTTTGTGTGAAATCATGTGTTTCAAAAAAATATTTGCATACTTTCTCATAACTTACTTTTGTTGTATCAAAAATTACTTCAATAGCTTCAAGATGACCTGTAGTACCAGAACACACTTCTTTATATGTAGGGTTATTTTTATTCCCTCCGGTATATCCAACAGTTGTTGAAATCACTCCATCCAGTTTATCAAAATAATATTGAGTTCCCCAAAAACAGCCAGATGAAAATATGGCAGTGTCATGAACTGAATTATTTCTATCCGGAAGAAAAATCATTGAAATAGAATTTACACAATGTCTTGTATTTTTACTGTTAAAACCTTCACCATAAAAAACATGACCAAGATGAGCTCCACAATTGGCGCAGGTTATCTCAGTTCGTTCACCATCGGCATCTAATGTTTTATTTACTGCTCCTTTAATTTCCTCATCAAAACTAGGCCATCCGCAACCTGTATCAAACTTATTTTCCGATCGGAATAAACAGGTATAACATTGCTTACACAAATAAGTCCCTTTACCATTGAATTTATAATATTCCCCGGTAAATGGCTTTTCTGTTCCTTTATTAATAATGACCCTTGTTTCTTCGGGTGTCAGTTTGTTATATTTTTTATTATTCTGCGACATATGATTTTGATAACATCCTGTATTAAAAAGGAACAAGCTCAAAATAAATGAAATTGTCCTTAACATGTGATAATTTTTTTCACCGCAAATGAACAACAATCATACCTTATAACGTATGATGTCATGTAAAAATTGTTAAGATGTTTTTACAAAAAAATCGCTTTTTTAGGAAAAAAGTTACAAAGAAATATTATTTAGGATTAACAATAGCAGGATAAAGTTGCTTGTTGAGAAATTCAAAATTATATTCAGAAATCAATTCTTCAATTACTTCAGATACGTGGCGAATCTTGGTTGCAAGGTATGCTTTGGCGCCGGCAAAAGCAAACCCTTCTGCCATATTGCCTTTAGCTGAGTTAAACAAGACCTGTGCAATACAAAAAGGTGCATCTTTTATATTGCATGTATTAATACATCTCCAAGGACATTTGAATGGCTTTGTTTCACCATTCATTATTTGTTGAACAAAATCATTTTTTACAACACGTCCGGGTAAACCTACAGGACTGTCAATGATAACAATATCTTGTTCTTTACTTGTTAAGTAACTTTCTTTAAAAGCAGGCGATGCATCGCATTCAAAAGTAGTAACAAACTTAGTTCCTATTTTTACACCTTTGGCACCCGACTGCATAATATCATAAATATCTTTGCCTGAATTAATTCCACCTCCGGCAATTACAGGAATTTCTTTCCCGAACTTATCTTCGAAATAACGAATTTCCTTAACGGTTTCTTCTACCAATACACTTAATGGTTTCGTAATATTTGATAATTCTTTTTTGCAAAATCCAAGATGTCCGCCTGCAAGAGGACCTTCCAATGCAACTGCATCAGGAACAATATTGTATTTATTAGCCCAGTATTGAAAAATAAGCCTTGCTGCTTTTGCTGATGAAACTTTGGGAATCAGCTTAGTATGATGACCTTTTAGCCCTGCATTCTCAATAACCTGTGGAATTTTCAATGGCAGACCTGCACCAATAAAAATCACATCAATATTTTCTTCTATAGCGGTGGTAATCAAATCTTCATGATCGCTTAACGCCATCATAACATTCAACCCTATAATACCAGTAGAAAGCTCTCGTGCTTTTTTTATTTCTTTTCTTAACGCTCTTTTATTCGCTTCGTAGAAATTTTTTATATAATCTGGTTCATCCATCCCGATACCGGCTGCAGATATAACTCCTATACCACCTTCATTTGCAACAGCTGATGCCAAACCTGATAATGAAACGGCTACACCCATCCCACCCTGAACAATCGGTAATTTTACTTCAATGTATCCAATCTTGAACGAATTCATAATAATACTTTCTTCTAAATTTCCAACAAAAATAGATTGTTCTTTTCAATAAAACTAAAAACAGGGACAAAAACTAAAGTATAGGTTTAAAAGGTCTCATTAGGGACGATTGCACAGATTTTAGGTGCAAAAAATATGTCAAAAAAGAGAAAATTTAAAGCAATTCATTTAGCTTATTTGCAAAATTTTTGGAAACAGGAATAGAGAAATCGACATTTTCAAAAAATAATTTATACCCCTGAAGATTCCCTTCAACTTTTTCAATAAGTTTTATATTTGCTAAATATGAACGATGGCATTTAAAAATGAATTTATCTTCTTTTAATATTTCTTCCGCTTTTGTTAAACTACATCTTACCAACTGGCTTTTAACAGTTCCGTTCTCTTTCCAGAACACTTCAATATAATTATTTGCTGAACGAATAAACAATATTAAACTTACTTTTATTGAAAGACTATCCTTTTGATAATCTGAATCAAAATGTACGATTTTCTCTTCAATATGTTTACTTTCCTGTAATTTTTTGTTTAATTCTGTAGCAAAATTTAAATGCAGTCGCAATATTCTGCTATGGTTGATAATAATTAATGCAGATATTGGAAAAACAGCTACCAGAAGTAATGCAATAACTAAATTATATCCAAATACAAGAATACCTATTTTCTTGCAAAACAAATAATATCCTGATGAAATGGTAAACAATATCCAAACATTCCATAATATTTCTCTTTTTATATCCCATTTGGTATTTGAAAACATCCGAGGGAAAATGCTTGGAAAAAATAATAAGTTTATTGTTAATGCTAAAAATGTAATCAAACATAATCCAAGCATCAGGTAATATTTATCCCTGGTTTCTAATGAGCTGATGTTAAAAGGCTGAAAAAGAAATAAAAAAAGAAAAACACCAATACTAATAAAAAATATAATGATTGAATTATACTTTAGATCATCATTGTACGGATAGGACTTATTTAGAAATTTGAACATATTGCAAAAATACGCAATAATATGTATTTTTTTTGAAAAAAATCTAGCCAATTGAATGTTAATAGCTTAACTGATAATATAATTGTTTCAATTCTATCTCTGCTGTTTTTGCTGCATATTGTAAATTCACCAGAAGATATCCTGCACTTTCAAAACTGGTCTGGGCTGCTTTCACGTCAAGAATAGTAGCCTGGTTCAGTTTAAAGTTCTGCATTACTACTTCAACCAATTTTTGAGCGAGAGTGTAATTGGTCTGTTGAACTTTTAATTGCGAAAGAGTTGTAGAATACGAGTTATATGTTTTAATAGCGTCAGTAGACAAAGTATTTAAAAGACTCTCTTTTTCTAATTTTGAATTTTCCATATTTAATAAAGCAGCTTTTCTTTGTTTATTATAAACGCTCCCATTGAATATAGGTATTTGCAAAGTAATACCTGCCGATGGACCATAATTCTGATTCATTAGCAATGACCCTGAGCTGTTATCTGTATG
The sequence above is a segment of the Bacteroidales bacterium genome. Coding sequences within it:
- a CDS encoding M50 family metallopeptidase; amino-acid sequence: MNEDFKIYTLYALPLVVFALNRIPYAGKYLRIVNTLIHESGHAIAALIASGEVYSVELFSDRSGTATTKRADTKKGRFLVAFAGYPFGSAVAYGLFFLISINRSDLVLYVLSCFALLNLMFYVRNSFGIFWLLTFTAIIFVVKFYGTEMVQYVFAVWLCGIMLFEALYSSIELISICRKNSKNAGDASELKNITKIPSMFWAFIFFLQSCLFIYLSIKLFFEI
- a CDS encoding DUF2784 domain-containing protein, whose translation is MIYHFLDWFFLIFHAIVTLFNLFGWVWKKTRKANLILLMLTGLSWFVLGIFYGIGYCPLTDWHWQVLHKLGKYDLPYSYIKYLIWRLTSFNPDATIIEYATAICFIVALIISVALNIRDYRMLKTLSKK
- a CDS encoding bifunctional methionine sulfoxide reductase B/A protein, giving the protein MSQNNKKYNKLTPEETRVIINKGTEKPFTGEYYKFNGKGTYLCKQCYTCLFRSENKFDTGCGWPSFDEEIKGAVNKTLDADGERTEITCANCGAHLGHVFYGEGFNSKNTRHCVNSISMIFLPDRNNSVHDTAIFSSGCFWGTQYYFDKLDGVISTTVGYTGGNKNNPTYKEVCSGTTGHLEAIEVIFDTTKVSYEKVCKYFFETHDFTQTNGQGPDIGEQYLSAIFYHTKEQKEIAEKLIGMLKEKGYKPATMLRPAKIFWKAEDYHQEYYDKKGSTPYCHVYSKIF
- a CDS encoding nitronate monooxygenase; the encoded protein is MNSFKIGYIEVKLPIVQGGMGVAVSLSGLASAVANEGGIGVISAAGIGMDEPDYIKNFYEANKRALRKEIKKARELSTGIIGLNVMMALSDHEDLITTAIEENIDVIFIGAGLPLKIPQVIENAGLKGHHTKLIPKVSSAKAARLIFQYWANKYNIVPDAVALEGPLAGGHLGFCKKELSNITKPLSVLVEETVKEIRYFEDKFGKEIPVIAGGGINSGKDIYDIMQSGAKGVKIGTKFVTTFECDASPAFKESYLTSKEQDIVIIDSPVGLPGRVVKNDFVQQIMNGETKPFKCPWRCINTCNIKDAPFCIAQVLFNSAKGNMAEGFAFAGAKAYLATKIRHVSEVIEELISEYNFEFLNKQLYPAIVNPK
- a CDS encoding LytTR family DNA-binding domain-containing protein, with the protein product MFKFLNKSYPYNDDLKYNSIIIFFISIGVFLFLFLFQPFNISSLETRDKYYLMLGLCLITFLALTINLLFFPSIFPRMFSNTKWDIKREILWNVWILFTISSGYYLFCKKIGILVFGYNLVIALLLVAVFPISALIIINHSRILRLHLNFATELNKKLQESKHIEEKIVHFDSDYQKDSLSIKVSLILFIRSANNYIEVFWKENGTVKSQLVRCSLTKAEEILKEDKFIFKCHRSYLANIKLIEKVEGNLQGYKLFFENVDFSIPVSKNFANKLNELL